CAAATTCCTCACGTGCGCGAAGTGAATCCTTCCCATCTTCCCGAAATACCTGATCATCTCAGGTATGTTGTTCTCCGGATTCGCACCGAGCGAACCCATGCAGAGTGTGATTCCATTGTAGGTGCTGTCGACCGCTCTGAGCATTCTCTCTATATTCTCCTTGTTCGTGATAATCCTTGGAAGGCCGAAGATACTCCACGGCGGATCGTCCGGATGTATGGCGAGCTTCACATCACATTCCTCGCAGACTGGAATAACCCTTTCTAGGAAATAAACGAGATTTTCGAAGAGTTTTTCCTCGTCAACGTTTTTGTACAGCTCGAAGGTTTCTCTCAGTTTTTCCAATCTATCCCATTCCCATCCGGGAAGTAAAAAGCCCTGAGACCCTTCCTTCACACGTTTCATGAGTTCGTCTGGGGTGACTCCTTCGATGAGGCTGTGATCGTATTCCATCGTTTCAGAGCCGTCCGGAAGCTTTTTGTGAAGGTCTGTTCTCATCCAGTCGAAGACAGGCATGAAGTTATAGCAGACCACTTTCACACCGGCTTTTGCCAGGTTTCTGACCGTTTCTTTGTAGTTCTCGATGTACTTATCTCGGGTGGGGAGCCCCAGTTTTATATCCTCGTGGACGTTCACACTCTCGATGACTTCAAGCTTCAAACCTGTCTTTTCAACGGTTTCTTTGAGTTTCATGATCTCCTCGAGTGGCCAGACTTCTCCCACGGGAATATCGAGAAGGGCACCAACCACTCCCTCTACTCCCGGAATTTGACGTATCTGTTCTAGGGTAACAGTGTCGTGTTTTTCTCCAAACCATCTGAAAACAAGTTTCATCCATTTTCCCTCCCGATAACTTCTTCGAGCGTTTTTCTCACCGCTCCCGGTCCTGTGATCATCT
This window of the Thermotoga sp. genome carries:
- the uxuA gene encoding mannonate dehydratase, with the translated sequence MKLVFRWFGEKHDTVTLEQIRQIPGVEGVVGALLDIPVGEVWPLEEIMKLKETVEKTGLKLEVIESVNVHEDIKLGLPTRDKYIENYKETVRNLAKAGVKVVCYNFMPVFDWMRTDLHKKLPDGSETMEYDHSLIEGVTPDELMKRVKEGSQGFLLPGWEWDRLEKLRETFELYKNVDEEKLFENLVYFLERVIPVCEECDVKLAIHPDDPPWSIFGLPRIITNKENIERMLRAVDSTYNGITLCMGSLGANPENNIPEMIRYFGKMGRIHFAHVRNLKFTGEKKFYETAHPTFCGSHDLFEVMKAFHDIGYEGYIRPDHGRLIWSENTRPGYGLYDRALGATYILGLWEAIGKMKERYC